One stretch of Cryptococcus neoformans var. neoformans B-3501A chromosome 5, whole genome shotgun sequence DNA includes these proteins:
- a CDS encoding hypothetical protein (Match to ESTs gb|CF194084.1|CF194084, gb|CF189515.1|CF189515, gb|CF189514.1|CF189514; HMMPfam hit to Ras, Ras family, score: 206.5, E(): 5e-59), with product MENTATFKMVLCGDGGTTTFVKRHLTGEFEKKYIATLGVEVHPLTFHTNFGTICFNVWDTAGQEKFGGLRDGYYIQGQCGIIMFDVTSRITYKNVPNWHRDLERVCENIPIVLCGNKVDVKERKVKTGNVTFHRKKNLQYFEISAKSNYNFEKPFLWLARKLVGNQSLEFVAAPALAPPEVQVDQALIAKYEEELKAAANAPLPDEDDADL from the exons ATGGAGAACACTGCTACCTTCAAAATGGTTTTGTGCGGTGACGGTGGAACT ACCACCTTTGTCAAACGTCATTTGACCG GCGAGTTCGAAAAGAAGTACATTG CCACTCTCGGTGTCGAAGTCCATCCCCTTACTTTCCACACCAACTTCGGCACTATCTGCTTCAACGTTTGGGACACTGCGGGTCAAGAAAAGTTTGGAGGTCTTCGTGATGGTTATTACATTCAAGGGCAATGTGGTATCATCATGTTTGACGTCACTTCTCGTATTACTTACAAGAATGTTCCTAACTGGCACCGAGACCTCGAACGAGTGTGCGAAAACATTCCTATTGTCCTCTGTGGCAACAAGGTTGATGTCAAG GAGAGGAAAGTCAAGACTGGTAATGTGACTTTCCACCGCAAGA AGAACCTTCAGTACTTCGAAATCTCGGCGAAGTCTAAC TACAACTTTGAGAAACCTTTCCTTTGGCTTGCCAGAAAGCTTGTTGG CAACCAATCTCTCGAGTTTGTGgctgctcctgctcttgCGCCTCCTGAGGTTCAAGTTGACCAGGCGCTCATTGCCAAgtatgaagaggagctTAAGGCTGCTGCCAACGCCCCTTTGCCCGATGAG GATGACGCCGATCTTTAG
- a CDS encoding hypothetical protein (Match to EST gb|CF189199.1|CF189199): MQDITQWFLEECDGLLWGELVKPSALTMMDAMKAIQLLDPKMDTGILSNFKSPYMFRPEDPLTPEELCWIMDKMTALEISWYRGATLCQSVYTCLYYHNLYLMDPSFEPKQSTQEDVFSSQILRAYLLLYCKTIDLVYTELSKGNTVEGEDCWLDHYGLPVKVNDDVETIVEFANEALAWLENVKADSLDSFGEQLINRLVFRRNYLRYLDCAASVDISLEQTLLVMRLTAQDTSPSAIQPSEITRLGFDPKIPSYLRQCMPLPEFRQPTFKQSWECMINMTEELLHVERLLGHRNIDRLAKEAILYECGDRNEVVKVLDTLDDMIDGPNMQQLKMWRALITKNPPRQRRSLISLSTQWQHRMMMGSRLSSQHEFSPILVSVLEVFRLDCLLEAALSAIELNLIHFSEEREVWWWISEVAVTRASAHISSSSFKAIWAQVWTYIGTAMQILLVLVPLPFDDSILSKPRFALRHKHLLYAIHVSGDSVTDVGLTPKYEKWISQRRRLDRKQDSCGLKEVTKLFSKARESLDDLLLQQSRNLRTANHIVSLRLALEHNIRLINEIGTERNLMWDLNTNDRKGRWIMLLLAPDTVTSNE, translated from the exons ATGCAAGATATCACTCAGTGGTTTTTAGAGGAGTGCGATG GTCTGTTATGGGGCGAGTTAGTCAAGCCTTCGGCCCTCACGATGATGGATGCCATGAAAGCTATCcaa CTGCTGGATCCTAAAATGGACACTGGCATCCTTAGCAACTTTAAATCGCCATACATGTTTCGGCCTGAAGACCCTCTCACACCCGAAGAACTTTGTTGGATCATGGATAAGATGACAGCCCTTGAA ATATCGTGGTATCGAGGGGCAACACTCTGCCAGTCTGTTTACACTTGCCTCTACTATCATAACTTGTATTTGATGGATCCATCATTCGAGCCAAAACAATCAACGCAGGAAGACGTGTTTTCATCTCAGATATTACGCGCCTACCTGTTACTTTATTGCAAAACCATTGATCTGGTATATACAGAACTCTCCAAGGGAAATACCgtagaaggagaagattgctGGTTGGATCACTATGGGCTACCAGTCAAAGTGAACGACGATGTCGAAACTATAGTCGAATTTGCAAATGAGGCCCTCGCGTGGTTAGAAAACGTGAAAGCAGACT CGCTAGATTCTTTTGGCGAGCAACTGATAAACCGATTGGTTTTTCGGAGA AACTATCTTCGATATCTCGATTGCGCCGCATCGGTCGATATCAGCCTGGAGCAAACTCTGTTGGTCATGCGACTGACAGCTCAAGATACTAGCCCATCAGCCATCCAGCCTTCCGAAATTACAAGATTAGGTTTTGACCCAAAAATACCTTCTTACTTACGTCAATGTATGCCGCTACCCGAATTCCGGCAACCGACATTTAAACAGTCTTGGGAATGCATGATTAACATGACAGAAGAACTTTTGCACGTCGAGCGTCTCCTGG GTCACCGCAATATCGATCGTCTAGCTAAAGAGGCCATATTGTACGAATGTGGTGATAGAAACGAAGTTGTGAAGGTGCTAGATACGCTTGATGATATGATTGATGGCCCCAACATGCAACAACTCAAAATGTGGCGAGCTCTGATAACAAAG AATCCACCACGCCAGCGTCGGAGCTTGATTTCTCTTTCAACACAATGGCAACatcggatgatgatgggcagtcgtctctcttctcaacatGAGTTCTCCCCTATACTGGTTTCGGTACTGGAGGTTTTTCGACTAGATTGTTTGCTTGAAGCAGCATTATCAGCGATTGAATTGAATCTAATTCATTTTtcggaagaaagagaagtcTGGTGGTGGATATCAGAGGTCGCAGTTACTCGAGCATCTGCGCATatctcttcgtcgtctttTAAAGCAATTTGGGCTCAAGTCTGGACCTACATAGGGACCGCTATGCAAATT CTTTTGGTTTTAGTGCCTTTGCCATTTGACGACTCTATTTTATCAAAACCTCGATTTGCTCTTCGTCATAAGCATCTTTTATATGCCATCCATGTATCTGGGGATTCAGTTACAGATGTTGGCTTGACTCCTAAATATGAAAAGTGGATCTCACAGCGCAGACGATTGGATAGAAAACAA GACTCTTGCGGATTGAAGGAGGTTACCAAACTTTTCAGCAAGGCGCGAGAATCTCTCGACGATTTGCTACTGCAACAGTCGCGTAATCTGAGGACGGCAAATCACATTGTT TCCTTACGACTAGCACTGGAACACAATATTCGACTGATTAATGAAATTGGGACGGAACGAAATCTGATGTGGGACTTGAACACGAATGATCGAAAGGGCCGATGGATTATGCTGCTGCTAGCTCCTGATACTGTTACATCGAACGAGTGA